A single Micromonospora sp. CCTCC AA 2012012 DNA region contains:
- a CDS encoding MOSC domain-containing protein, whose product MKLASVHTYPVKGCHRLDHDGARVEPWGLAGDRRWMVLDEHGVGVTQREATELVTLHATPRDGGLLLRAPGRPDLDVPEPTTAEPVPVRVFRSRLPVAALPAGPAADDWLGALLGRPVRLVWLRDPTRHVRPDERDHDTGDQVSFADEYPLLLANAASLDALNGWLADAGEPAVEMTRFRPNLVVDGAAAWQEDAWVGRRLRVGGVVLRAAGACDRCVVTTTDQETGVRGKEPLRTLARHRNIGQKLLFGLHLVPEGPGRVAVGDPVTLVD is encoded by the coding sequence GTGAAGCTCGCGTCCGTGCACACGTACCCGGTCAAGGGTTGCCACCGCCTCGACCACGACGGCGCCCGGGTCGAGCCGTGGGGCCTGGCCGGCGACCGCCGCTGGATGGTGCTCGACGAGCACGGCGTCGGCGTCACCCAGCGCGAGGCGACCGAGCTGGTCACCCTCCACGCCACCCCACGCGACGGCGGCCTGCTGCTGCGCGCACCCGGCCGTCCGGACCTCGACGTGCCGGAGCCGACGACCGCCGAGCCGGTCCCGGTGCGGGTCTTCCGCAGCCGGCTGCCGGTCGCCGCGCTGCCCGCCGGGCCGGCCGCCGACGACTGGCTCGGCGCGCTGCTCGGCCGCCCGGTCCGGCTGGTCTGGCTGCGCGACCCGACCCGGCACGTGCGCCCCGACGAGCGGGACCACGACACCGGTGACCAGGTCAGCTTCGCCGACGAGTACCCGCTGCTGCTGGCCAACGCCGCCTCCCTCGACGCGCTCAACGGCTGGCTCGCCGACGCTGGCGAGCCTGCGGTGGAGATGACCCGGTTCCGTCCCAACCTGGTGGTCGACGGCGCCGCCGCCTGGCAGGAGGACGCGTGGGTCGGCCGCCGGCTCCGCGTCGGCGGGGTCGTCCTGCGGGCCGCCGGGGCGTGCGACCGCTGCGTGGTCACCACCACCGACCAGGAGACCGGGGTACGCGGCAAGGAGCCCCTGCGCACCCTGGCCCGGCACCGCAACATCGGGCAGAAGCTCCTCTTCGGACTGCACCTCGTCCCCGAGGGTCCGGGTCGGGTGGCCGTCGGCGACCCGGTGACCCTGGTCGACTGA
- a CDS encoding MurR/RpiR family transcriptional regulator encodes MNESGVVAAPTERVLDLFHGVRLTPTQRRIAHCLVQHAGAAAYLSAAEVAELAGVSQPSVTRFAMALGHDGYPALRRRLRELTATGAGGPVDTDNELQRAVRTESGNLDRLAGQLADRERITEVGALLAASRPLPVLGLRAAAPLAAYFAFFAAKVHPDVRVLDDGGSLLADRLEQAAAAGATALLAFVLPRYPRETLDALREARTAGLTVVAITDSPVSPAAEHAEVVLPAAVGTDLVFDLHTAPMTLAMVVLQAICDATPAETQARLEAFESSAARRQLFLG; translated from the coding sequence ATGAATGAAAGCGGTGTCGTCGCGGCGCCGACCGAACGCGTGCTGGACCTGTTCCACGGAGTCCGGCTCACCCCCACCCAGCGGCGGATCGCGCACTGCCTGGTGCAGCACGCCGGAGCGGCGGCGTACCTGTCGGCGGCCGAGGTGGCCGAACTGGCCGGAGTCAGCCAGCCGTCGGTGACCCGGTTCGCGATGGCGCTCGGCCACGACGGCTACCCGGCCCTGCGCCGCCGGCTGCGCGAGCTGACCGCCACCGGGGCGGGCGGACCGGTCGACACCGACAACGAACTCCAGCGGGCCGTCCGCACCGAGTCGGGCAACCTCGACCGGCTGGCCGGGCAGCTCGCCGACCGGGAGCGGATCACCGAGGTCGGCGCGCTGCTGGCCGCCAGCCGGCCGCTGCCGGTGCTCGGACTGCGCGCCGCCGCGCCGCTCGCGGCGTACTTCGCCTTCTTCGCCGCGAAGGTGCATCCGGACGTGCGGGTCCTCGACGACGGCGGCAGCCTGCTGGCCGACCGGCTCGAACAGGCCGCCGCGGCCGGCGCGACCGCCCTGCTCGCCTTCGTGCTGCCCCGCTACCCCCGGGAGACCCTCGACGCGCTGCGCGAGGCCCGCACCGCCGGGCTGACCGTCGTGGCGATCACCGACTCCCCGGTCAGCCCCGCCGCCGAGCACGCCGAGGTGGTGCTCCCCGCCGCCGTCGGCACCGACCTGGTCTTCGACCTGCACACCGCCCCGATGACCCTGGCCATGGTGGTGCTCCAGGCGATCTGCGACGCCACCCCCGCCGAGACCCAGGCCCGACTCGAGGCGTTCGAGTCGTCCGCCGCCCGCCGCCAGTTGTTCCTCGGCTGA
- a CDS encoding expansin EXLX1 family cellulose-binding protein has protein sequence MTDGSAPTGPDSSPSTEPDPQVRSGRGRRRAAVRTGRWLAGGGLVALAAFTGLVLAVRTGAEPACAAAPARNAPAAAAPRALAAPPLGGTVHQGKATFYDSQGAGGNCSRPAAPTNRLYVALGPGEYAEGAACGGFLDVTGPKGTVRVLVMDQCPECEPGHLDLSAEAFARIADPVKGVVPVSYRAVVNPPLPGPLTFRMKEGASQWWFAVLVGEHGNPLRSVEVRQGGNWRGATRQDYNYWLIDSGAGPGPYAIRVTDVYGHRATATGIRMAPGQVQRSAVRMYGGATPAASRSATPTRSPSASPSASASAAPTAPPSTTVSPLTSSTDRRQVVDAAVAPPTPALVRTGCGH, from the coding sequence GTGACCGACGGCAGCGCTCCCACCGGCCCCGACAGTTCCCCCTCCACCGAGCCCGACCCTCAGGTGCGCTCCGGGCGGGGGCGCCGACGGGCGGCCGTCCGCACCGGACGCTGGCTGGCCGGTGGTGGGCTGGTGGCGCTGGCCGCGTTCACCGGCCTGGTCCTCGCCGTCCGCACCGGCGCCGAACCCGCCTGCGCGGCTGCCCCGGCCCGCAACGCGCCGGCCGCCGCCGCGCCCCGGGCACTGGCCGCTCCGCCGCTCGGTGGCACCGTCCACCAGGGAAAGGCCACCTTCTACGACTCGCAGGGCGCTGGCGGCAACTGCTCCCGCCCGGCCGCCCCCACCAACCGGCTGTATGTCGCGCTGGGCCCCGGCGAGTACGCCGAGGGCGCGGCCTGCGGCGGCTTCCTCGACGTCACCGGCCCGAAGGGCACCGTCCGGGTCCTGGTGATGGACCAGTGCCCGGAGTGCGAGCCCGGTCACCTGGACCTCTCGGCGGAGGCGTTCGCCCGCATCGCCGACCCCGTCAAGGGCGTCGTCCCGGTCAGCTACCGGGCGGTGGTGAACCCGCCGCTGCCCGGACCGCTCACCTTCCGGATGAAGGAGGGCGCGTCCCAGTGGTGGTTCGCCGTGCTGGTCGGGGAGCACGGCAACCCGCTGCGCTCGGTCGAGGTGCGCCAGGGCGGAAACTGGCGTGGCGCGACCCGGCAGGACTACAACTACTGGCTGATCGACTCCGGTGCCGGCCCCGGCCCGTACGCCATCCGGGTCACCGACGTGTACGGCCACCGCGCCACCGCCACCGGCATCCGGATGGCCCCCGGCCAGGTCCAACGCAGCGCCGTCCGGATGTACGGCGGCGCCACCCCGGCCGCCTCCCGGTCGGCGACGCCCACCCGCTCCCCGTCGGCCTCACCCAGCGCCTCCGCCAGTGCCGCTCCGACCGCCCCGCCGAGCACCACGGTCAGCCCGCTCACCTCGTCCACCGATCGCCGCCAGGTCGTGGACGCGGCGGTCGCACCCCCGACGCCCGCCCTGGTACGTACCGGCTGCGGACACTGA
- a CDS encoding GNAT family N-acetyltransferase has protein sequence MNLRFVLDPELTTELRERVISLWVDVTNAGGAVGFVAPVTAAEVRPVAEATFGEIAAGPDRLLVGYEGDRPVGVLIITDNRFRLKAHYRVLKRVMVHPDTQGRGHGAALMREAERIARESGLDALHVTVRSGLGLESFYERLGYREVGRLPGALRVAPGDDRDEIFMWLDLATPAG, from the coding sequence GTGAACCTGCGTTTCGTCCTCGACCCCGAACTCACCACCGAACTGCGGGAACGCGTCATCTCGCTCTGGGTGGACGTCACCAACGCCGGTGGCGCGGTCGGCTTCGTCGCCCCGGTGACGGCGGCCGAGGTACGGCCCGTCGCCGAGGCGACCTTCGGCGAGATCGCGGCGGGACCCGACCGGCTGCTGGTCGGCTACGAGGGTGACCGTCCCGTGGGCGTCCTGATCATCACGGACAACCGGTTCCGGCTGAAGGCCCACTACCGGGTGCTCAAGCGCGTGATGGTCCATCCCGACACCCAGGGACGAGGCCACGGCGCCGCGCTCATGCGCGAGGCCGAACGGATCGCCCGCGAGTCGGGCCTGGACGCGTTGCACGTGACCGTCCGCAGCGGGCTCGGCCTGGAGTCGTTCTACGAGCGGCTGGGCTACCGCGAGGTCGGTCGCCTACCGGGTGCGCTCCGGGTCGCTCCCGGCGACGACCGGGACGAGATCTTCATGTGGCTCGACCTGGCGACCCCCGCCGGCTGA
- a CDS encoding O-methyltransferase, whose product MDATKLRRAIARTPLAPVAAFPKRLARVARHDARVLRTSARWLVTSREHHNYTYELTTLSRHHLAWFVSVVCDVPVTRVRACLAEIEGDQELRRHIERATAAAPRRGLADRHVRYARRIGWYAIVRARRPAHVVETGVDKGLGSCVLAAALLRNAAEGHPGRLTSLDINPEAGYLARATPWADVIDLVIGDSVASIGALDRPVDLFLHDSDHSRVHEKREFEAVEAKLAPGAMLLTDNVTATNVLAEHAERTGRRFLAYRETPAGHWYPGDGIGVAW is encoded by the coding sequence GTGGACGCAACGAAGCTTCGGCGGGCCATCGCCCGCACCCCGTTGGCGCCGGTGGCCGCGTTCCCGAAGCGGCTGGCCCGGGTCGCCCGGCACGACGCGCGCGTGCTGCGCACCTCGGCCCGCTGGCTGGTCACCTCCCGTGAGCACCACAACTACACGTACGAGCTGACCACCCTGAGCCGACACCACCTGGCCTGGTTCGTCAGCGTGGTCTGCGACGTGCCGGTGACGCGGGTGCGGGCCTGTCTCGCCGAGATCGAGGGCGACCAGGAGCTGCGCCGGCACATCGAACGGGCCACCGCCGCCGCCCCCCGTCGCGGCCTCGCCGACAGGCACGTCCGGTACGCCCGCCGCATCGGCTGGTACGCCATCGTCCGCGCCCGCCGCCCCGCGCACGTGGTCGAGACCGGGGTGGACAAGGGGCTGGGCAGCTGCGTCCTCGCCGCCGCCCTGCTGCGGAACGCGGCCGAGGGGCACCCCGGCCGGCTCACCTCGCTGGACATCAACCCCGAGGCCGGCTACCTGGCCCGGGCCACCCCGTGGGCGGACGTGATCGACCTGGTGATTGGCGACTCGGTCGCCTCGATCGGCGCGCTGGACCGCCCGGTGGACCTGTTCCTGCACGACAGCGACCACAGCCGGGTCCACGAGAAGCGCGAGTTCGAGGCGGTCGAGGCGAAGCTCGCCCCGGGGGCCATGCTGCTCACCGACAACGTGACCGCCACCAATGTCCTGGCCGAGCACGCGGAGCGCACCGGCCGGCGTTTCCTCGCGTACCGTGAGACCCCCGCCGGGCACTGGTACCCGGGCGACGGGATCGGGGTGGCCTGGTGA
- the bcp gene encoding thioredoxin-dependent thiol peroxidase has translation MTDRLNPGDAAPEFTLPTDSDGTLSLADLRGRRVILYAYPAAMTPGCTKQACDFRDSLASLQAAGYEVVGISPDKPAKLAKFRERDAITFPLVADTDKAVLTAYGAYGEKQMYGKTVTGVIRSTFVIDPDGKIERAFYNVKATGHVAKLRRDLGLD, from the coding sequence ATGACCGACCGCCTGAACCCCGGCGACGCCGCACCCGAGTTCACCCTTCCGACCGACAGCGACGGGACGCTCTCCCTGGCCGACCTCCGGGGTCGCCGGGTGATCCTCTACGCCTACCCGGCCGCCATGACGCCCGGCTGCACCAAGCAGGCCTGCGACTTCCGCGACTCGCTCGCCTCCCTCCAGGCCGCCGGCTACGAGGTCGTCGGCATCTCGCCGGACAAGCCGGCGAAGCTGGCCAAGTTCCGCGAGCGCGACGCGATCACCTTCCCGCTGGTCGCCGACACCGACAAGGCGGTCCTCACCGCCTACGGCGCGTACGGCGAGAAGCAGATGTACGGGAAGACGGTCACCGGGGTGATCCGGTCGACCTTCGTCATCGACCCCGACGGAAAGATCGAGCGGGCGTTCTACAACGTCAAGGCCACCGGGCACGTCGCCAAGCTGCGCCGCGACCTCGGGCTGGACTGA